In a genomic window of Callithrix jacchus isolate 240 chromosome 22, calJac240_pri, whole genome shotgun sequence:
- the GRIN3B gene encoding glutamate receptor ionotropic, NMDA 3B isoform X1, whose amino-acid sequence MEFVRAPWLGLALALALGSAGGHPQPCGVLARLGGSVRLGALLPRAPLARARARTALVRAALAPRLPHNLSLELVFAAPRARDPASLARGLCQALAAPGVAALLAFPEARPELLQLHFLAAATETPVLSVLRREARAALGTPNPFHLQLHWASPLETLLDVLVAVLEAHAWEDVGLALCHTRDPGALVALWTSRAGRAPQLVLDLSRQDTGDAGLRARLAPMGAPMGGEAPVSAAVLLGCDVARARRVLEAVPPGPHWLLGTPLPPKALPTAGLPPGLLALGEVAQPPLEAAIHDAVQLVARALGSAAQVQPERALLPAAVNCGDPQPAGPESPGRFLARFLANTSFQGRTGPVWVTGSSQVHVSRHFKVCSLRRDPQGAPAWATVGRWQDGRLHLEPRGAVARPPPPPGTQARPKLRVVTLVEHPFVFARDPDEDGQCPAGQLCLDPGTNDSATLDALFAALANDSVPRALRKCCYGYCIDLLERLAEDTPFDFQLYIVGDGKYGALRDGRWTGLVGDLLAGRAHMAVTSFSINSARSQVVDFTSPFFSTSLGIMVRARDTASPIGAFMWPLHWSMWLGVFAALHLTALFLTLYEWRSPYGLTPRGRNRGTVFSYSSALNLCYAILFGRTVSSKTPKCPTGRLLMNLWAIFCLLVLSSYTANLAAVMVGDKTFLQLSGIHDPKLHHPAQDFRFGTVWESSAEAYIKKSFPEMHAHMRRHSAPTTPHGVAMLTSDPPKLNAFIMDKSLLDYEVSIDADCKLLTVGKPFAIEGYGIGLPQNSPLTSNLSEFISRYKSSGFIDLLHDKWYKMVPCGKRVFAVTETLQMSIYHFSGLFVLLCLGLGSALLSSLGEHAFYRLALPRIRRGSRLQYWLHTSQVRTRRAAGGPAGHVSSPTGSVWGLRKSTAPSTRSRHRGRRRRRQRRSPAAPRWSSSSRTRRRLRRAGNGRAGPWTRSAACASCWSPPWLRRPTRTPRRRRRRGRGLRRQRAPAGCAPMAARQPRSPRAPPSPGSCRSWSAASRARGSGSARPWCGAASCWHSSGTARATGLCACFRPGLPPRRRHRTRTDGVAGKEAAAGLPGIKTHSALGRCRQTVYSIYKPNFVHRN is encoded by the exons ATGGAGTTTGTGCGCGCGCCGTGGCTGGGCCTGGCGCTGGCGCTGGCGCTGGGGTCCGCGGGGGGCCACCCGCAGCCGTGCGGCGTCCTGGCGCGCCTGGGGGGTTCCGTGCGCCTGGGCGCCCTCCTGCCCCGCGCGCCCCTcgcccgcgcccgcgcccgcACCGCCCTGGTCCGGGCCGCCCTGGCTCCGCGGCTGCCGCACAACCTGAGCCTGGAGCTGGTGTTCGCCGCGCCCCGCGCCCGCGACCCCGCCTCGCTGGCCCGAGGCCTGTGCCAGGCGCTGGCTGCTCCGGGCGTGGCGGCCCTGCTGGCCTTTCCCGAGGCGCGACCCGAACTGCTGCAGCTGCACTTCCTGGCGGCCGCCACCGAGACCCCCGTGCTCAGCGTGCTCCGGCGGGAGGCGCGCGCGGCCCTAGGAACCCCG AACCCATTCCACCTGCAGCTGCACTGGGCCAGCCCCCTGGAGACGCTGCTGGACGTGCTGGTGGCTGTGCTGGAGGCGCACGCCTGGGAGGACGTCGGCCTGGCCCTGTGCCACACCCGGGACCCCGGCGCCCTGGTGGCCCTCTGGACGAGCCGGGCCGGCCGCGCTCCACAGCTGGTCCTGGACCTAAGCCGGCAGGACACGGGAGATGCGGGGCTGCGGGCACGCCTGGCCCCGATGGGGGCACCCATGGGGGGTGAAGCCCCAGTATCCGCGGCGGTCCTCCTCGGCTGTGATGTTGCCCGCGCCCGTCGGGTGCTGGAGGCTGTACCTCCCGGCCCCCACTGGCTGTTGGGGACACCACTGCCACCCAAGGCTCTGCCCACCGCTGGGCTGCCGCCAGGGCTGCTGgcgctgggtgaggtggcacaaCCCCCGCTGGAGGCCGCCATCCATGACGCCGTGCAGCTGGTGGCCCGGGCGCTGGGCAGTGCGGCACAGGTGCAGCCGGAGCGTGCCCTCCTCCCCGCTGCGGTCAACTGTGGGGACCCGCAGCCAGCCGGCCCTGAGTCCCCCGGGCGCTTCTTGGCACG GTTCCTGGCCAACACGTCCTTCCAGGGTCGCACGGGCCCTGTGTGGGTGACAGGCAGCTCCCAGGTACACGTGTCTCGTCACTTCAAGGTGTGCAGCCTGCGCCGGGACCCACAGGGTGCCCCGGCCTGGGCCACGGTGGGCAGATGGCAGGACGGCCGGCTGCATTTGGAACCGAGGGGCGCTGTGGCGAGGCCCCCACCCCCGCCAGGCACCCAGGCCCGGCCCAAGCTGCGTGTGGTGACGCTGGTGGAGCACCCATTCGTGTTTGCCCGTGATCCCGATGAAGACGGGCAGTGCCCGGCGGGGCAGCTGTGCCTGGACCCCGGCACCAACGACTCGGCCACCCTGGACGCACTGTTCGCCGCGCTGGCCAACGACTCGGTGCCCCGTGCCCTGCGCAAGTGCTGCTACGGGTATTGCATCGACCTGCTGGAGCGGCTGGCAGAGGACACGCCCTTCGACTTCCAGCTGTACATCGTGGGCGATGGCAAGTATGGCGCCCTGCGTGACGGTCGCTGGACAGGCCTGGTCGGGGACCTGCTGGCGGGCCGGGCTCACATGGCGGTCACCAGCTTCAGCATCAACTCCGCCCGCTCCCAGGTGGTGGACTTCACCAGCCCCTTCTtctccaccagcctgggcatcatggtgcgGGCGCGAGACACGGCCTCGCCCATCGGCGCCTTCATGTGGCCGCTGCACTGGTCCATGTGGCTGGGCGTGTTCGCCGCCCTGCACCTGACCGCGCTCTTCCTCACCCTGTACGAGTGGCGCAGCCCCTACGGGCTCACGCCGCGCGGCCGGAACCGCGGCACGGTCTTCTCCTACTCCTCGGCGCTCAACCTCTGCTACGCCATCCTCTTCGGACGCACGGTGTCCAGCAAGACGCCCAAGTGCCCCACGGGCCGGCTGCTCATGAACCTCTGGGCCATCTTCTGCCTGCTGGTGCTGTCCAGCTACACGGCCAACCTGGCCGCCGTCATGGTGGGGGACAAGACCTTCCTGCAGCTGTCTGGGATCCACGACCCAAAG CTGCACCATCCGGCGCAGGACTTCCGCTTCGGCACCGTCTGGGAGAGCAGCGCCGAGGCTTACATCAAGAAGAGCTTCCCCGAGATGCACGCGCACATGCGGCGCCACAGCGCGCCCACCACGCCCCACGGCGTCGCCATGCTCAC GAGCGACCCCCCCAAGCTCAACGCCTTCATCATGGACAAGTCCCTGCTGGACTACGAGGTCTCCATCGACGCGGACTGCAAGCTGCTGACTGTGGGCAAGCCCTTCGCCATCGAGG GCTATGGCATCGGGCTGCCCCAGAACTCGCCGCTCACCTCCAACCTGTCCGAGTTCATCAGCCGCTACAAGTCCTCCGGCTTCATTGACCTGCTCCATGACAAGTGGTACAAGATGGTGCCTTGCGGGAAGCGGGTGTTTGCGGTGACAGAG aCCCTGCAGATGAGCATCTACCACTTCTCGGGCCTCTTCGTGCTGCTGTGCCTGGGCCTGGGCAGCGCTCTGCTCAGCTCCCTGGGCGAGCACGCCTTCTACCGCCTGGCGCTGCCTCGCATCCGCAGGGGGAGCCGGCTGCAGTACTGGCTGCACACCAGCCAGGTGCGGACCCGGCGGGCGGCGGGCGGTCCCGCCGGCCATGTCTCCTCACCAACCGGGTCTGTCTGGGGTCTTAGAAAATCCACCGCGCCCTCAACACGGAGCCGCCACAGGGGTCGAAGGAGGAGACGGCAGAGGCGGAGCCCAG CGGCCCCGAggtggagcagcagcagcaggacccGCCGGCGGCTCCGGAGGGCTGGAAACGGGCGCGCCGGGCCGTGGACAAGGAGCGCCGCGTGCGCTTCCTGCTGGAGCCCGCCGTGGTTGCGGCGCCCGACGCGGACAccgaggcggaggcggaggcgggggCGGGGGCTGCGCCGCCAGAGGGCCCCGGCTGGCTGTGCTCCAATGGCCGCGCGTCAGCCGCGAAGCCCACGGGCCCCCCCCAGCCCGGGGAGCTGCAGGAGCTGGAGCGCTGCATCGAGAGCGCGCGGGAGCGGCTCCGCCAGGCCCTGGTGCGGCGCGGCGAGCTGCTGGCACAGCTCGGGGACAGCGCGCGCCACCGGCCTCTGCGCCTGCTTCAGGCCAGGGCTGCCCCCGCGGAGGCGCCACCGCACCCGGACTGATGGGGTTGCCGGGAAGGAGGCGGCCGCCGGGCTCCCGGGGATCAAGACACACAGCGCGCTGGGCCGCTGTCGACAGACAGTTTATTCTATATACAAACCCAATTTTGTACACCGCAATTAA
- the GRIN3B gene encoding glutamate receptor ionotropic, NMDA 3B isoform X2: MEFVRAPWLGLALALALGSAGGHPQPCGVLARLGGSVRLGALLPRAPLARARARTALVRAALAPRLPHNLSLELVFAAPRARDPASLARGLCQALAAPGVAALLAFPEARPELLQLHFLAAATETPVLSVLRREARAALGTPNPFHLQLHWASPLETLLDVLVAVLEAHAWEDVGLALCHTRDPGALVALWTSRAGRAPQLVLDLSRQDTGDAGLRARLAPMGAPMGGEAPVSAAVLLGCDVARARRVLEAVPPGPHWLLGTPLPPKALPTAGLPPGLLALGEVAQPPLEAAIHDAVQLVARALGSAAQVQPERALLPAAVNCGDPQPAGPESPGRFLARFLANTSFQGRTGPVWVTGSSQVHVSRHFKVCSLRRDPQGAPAWATVGRWQDGRLHLEPRGAVARPPPPPGTQARPKLRVVTLVEHPFVFARDPDEDGQCPAGQLCLDPGTNDSATLDALFAALANDSVPRALRKCCYGYCIDLLERLAEDTPFDFQLYIVGDGKYGALRDGRWTGLVGDLLAGRAHMAVTSFSINSARSQVVDFTSPFFSTSLGIMVRARDTASPIGAFMWPLHWSMWLGVFAALHLTALFLTLYEWRSPYGLTPRGRNRGTVFSYSSALNLCYAILFGRTVSSKTPKCPTGRLLMNLWAIFCLLVLSSYTANLAAVMVGDKTFLQLSGIHDPKLHHPAQDFRFGTVWESSAEAYIKKSFPEMHAHMRRHSAPTTPHGVAMLTSDPPKLNAFIMDKSLLDYEVSIDADCKLLTVGKPFAIEGYGIGLPQNSPLTSNLSEFISRYKSSGFIDLLHDKWYKMVPCGKRVFAVTETLQMSIYHFSGLFVLLCLGLGSALLSSLGEHAFYRLALPRIRRGSRLQYWLHTSQKIHRALNTEPPQGSKEETAEAEPSGPEVEQQQQDPPAAPEGWKRARRAVDKERRVRFLLEPAVVAAPDADTEAEAEAGAGAAPPEGPGWLCSNGRASAAKPTGPPQPGELQELERCIESARERLRQALVRRGELLAQLGDSARHRPLRLLQARAAPAEAPPHPD, encoded by the exons ATGGAGTTTGTGCGCGCGCCGTGGCTGGGCCTGGCGCTGGCGCTGGCGCTGGGGTCCGCGGGGGGCCACCCGCAGCCGTGCGGCGTCCTGGCGCGCCTGGGGGGTTCCGTGCGCCTGGGCGCCCTCCTGCCCCGCGCGCCCCTcgcccgcgcccgcgcccgcACCGCCCTGGTCCGGGCCGCCCTGGCTCCGCGGCTGCCGCACAACCTGAGCCTGGAGCTGGTGTTCGCCGCGCCCCGCGCCCGCGACCCCGCCTCGCTGGCCCGAGGCCTGTGCCAGGCGCTGGCTGCTCCGGGCGTGGCGGCCCTGCTGGCCTTTCCCGAGGCGCGACCCGAACTGCTGCAGCTGCACTTCCTGGCGGCCGCCACCGAGACCCCCGTGCTCAGCGTGCTCCGGCGGGAGGCGCGCGCGGCCCTAGGAACCCCG AACCCATTCCACCTGCAGCTGCACTGGGCCAGCCCCCTGGAGACGCTGCTGGACGTGCTGGTGGCTGTGCTGGAGGCGCACGCCTGGGAGGACGTCGGCCTGGCCCTGTGCCACACCCGGGACCCCGGCGCCCTGGTGGCCCTCTGGACGAGCCGGGCCGGCCGCGCTCCACAGCTGGTCCTGGACCTAAGCCGGCAGGACACGGGAGATGCGGGGCTGCGGGCACGCCTGGCCCCGATGGGGGCACCCATGGGGGGTGAAGCCCCAGTATCCGCGGCGGTCCTCCTCGGCTGTGATGTTGCCCGCGCCCGTCGGGTGCTGGAGGCTGTACCTCCCGGCCCCCACTGGCTGTTGGGGACACCACTGCCACCCAAGGCTCTGCCCACCGCTGGGCTGCCGCCAGGGCTGCTGgcgctgggtgaggtggcacaaCCCCCGCTGGAGGCCGCCATCCATGACGCCGTGCAGCTGGTGGCCCGGGCGCTGGGCAGTGCGGCACAGGTGCAGCCGGAGCGTGCCCTCCTCCCCGCTGCGGTCAACTGTGGGGACCCGCAGCCAGCCGGCCCTGAGTCCCCCGGGCGCTTCTTGGCACG GTTCCTGGCCAACACGTCCTTCCAGGGTCGCACGGGCCCTGTGTGGGTGACAGGCAGCTCCCAGGTACACGTGTCTCGTCACTTCAAGGTGTGCAGCCTGCGCCGGGACCCACAGGGTGCCCCGGCCTGGGCCACGGTGGGCAGATGGCAGGACGGCCGGCTGCATTTGGAACCGAGGGGCGCTGTGGCGAGGCCCCCACCCCCGCCAGGCACCCAGGCCCGGCCCAAGCTGCGTGTGGTGACGCTGGTGGAGCACCCATTCGTGTTTGCCCGTGATCCCGATGAAGACGGGCAGTGCCCGGCGGGGCAGCTGTGCCTGGACCCCGGCACCAACGACTCGGCCACCCTGGACGCACTGTTCGCCGCGCTGGCCAACGACTCGGTGCCCCGTGCCCTGCGCAAGTGCTGCTACGGGTATTGCATCGACCTGCTGGAGCGGCTGGCAGAGGACACGCCCTTCGACTTCCAGCTGTACATCGTGGGCGATGGCAAGTATGGCGCCCTGCGTGACGGTCGCTGGACAGGCCTGGTCGGGGACCTGCTGGCGGGCCGGGCTCACATGGCGGTCACCAGCTTCAGCATCAACTCCGCCCGCTCCCAGGTGGTGGACTTCACCAGCCCCTTCTtctccaccagcctgggcatcatggtgcgGGCGCGAGACACGGCCTCGCCCATCGGCGCCTTCATGTGGCCGCTGCACTGGTCCATGTGGCTGGGCGTGTTCGCCGCCCTGCACCTGACCGCGCTCTTCCTCACCCTGTACGAGTGGCGCAGCCCCTACGGGCTCACGCCGCGCGGCCGGAACCGCGGCACGGTCTTCTCCTACTCCTCGGCGCTCAACCTCTGCTACGCCATCCTCTTCGGACGCACGGTGTCCAGCAAGACGCCCAAGTGCCCCACGGGCCGGCTGCTCATGAACCTCTGGGCCATCTTCTGCCTGCTGGTGCTGTCCAGCTACACGGCCAACCTGGCCGCCGTCATGGTGGGGGACAAGACCTTCCTGCAGCTGTCTGGGATCCACGACCCAAAG CTGCACCATCCGGCGCAGGACTTCCGCTTCGGCACCGTCTGGGAGAGCAGCGCCGAGGCTTACATCAAGAAGAGCTTCCCCGAGATGCACGCGCACATGCGGCGCCACAGCGCGCCCACCACGCCCCACGGCGTCGCCATGCTCAC GAGCGACCCCCCCAAGCTCAACGCCTTCATCATGGACAAGTCCCTGCTGGACTACGAGGTCTCCATCGACGCGGACTGCAAGCTGCTGACTGTGGGCAAGCCCTTCGCCATCGAGG GCTATGGCATCGGGCTGCCCCAGAACTCGCCGCTCACCTCCAACCTGTCCGAGTTCATCAGCCGCTACAAGTCCTCCGGCTTCATTGACCTGCTCCATGACAAGTGGTACAAGATGGTGCCTTGCGGGAAGCGGGTGTTTGCGGTGACAGAG aCCCTGCAGATGAGCATCTACCACTTCTCGGGCCTCTTCGTGCTGCTGTGCCTGGGCCTGGGCAGCGCTCTGCTCAGCTCCCTGGGCGAGCACGCCTTCTACCGCCTGGCGCTGCCTCGCATCCGCAGGGGGAGCCGGCTGCAGTACTGGCTGCACACCAGCCAG AAAATCCACCGCGCCCTCAACACGGAGCCGCCACAGGGGTCGAAGGAGGAGACGGCAGAGGCGGAGCCCAG CGGCCCCGAggtggagcagcagcagcaggacccGCCGGCGGCTCCGGAGGGCTGGAAACGGGCGCGCCGGGCCGTGGACAAGGAGCGCCGCGTGCGCTTCCTGCTGGAGCCCGCCGTGGTTGCGGCGCCCGACGCGGACAccgaggcggaggcggaggcgggggCGGGGGCTGCGCCGCCAGAGGGCCCCGGCTGGCTGTGCTCCAATGGCCGCGCGTCAGCCGCGAAGCCCACGGGCCCCCCCCAGCCCGGGGAGCTGCAGGAGCTGGAGCGCTGCATCGAGAGCGCGCGGGAGCGGCTCCGCCAGGCCCTGGTGCGGCGCGGCGAGCTGCTGGCACAGCTCGGGGACAGCGCGCGCCACCGGCCTCTGCGCCTGCTTCAGGCCAGGGCTGCCCCCGCGGAGGCGCCACCGCACCCGGACTGA